The proteins below come from a single Verrucomicrobiota bacterium genomic window:
- a CDS encoding sugar phosphate isomerase/epimerase: MAQAIYHASIEGAQHGAKGLEKFLDFAKNSGAAGAQPSNYMLDDGKGGLKSAKEIKAAFESRGLKLDGISCHCPTWVHTTAWTESPTIKPFIPEKVAKMKPEKIEQYCETYLLKLMDLAIELDIKILPTFWGVAFGWEMATGYPWGFWQAGYDLIKEGQERFVTKTAKIRAHANKLGIYLAHEIHPGTAAMCADDFNMLVKICDGDKCLGVNADPSHCWEGESFETRFLKVADRIYAAHVKNFVIRKGMPLRTMENNWQKRPMQFTDLPSGDLNMVRYAELLVLTGYPQRYMKIMQRPTAPLVVEAESAYRDLDAASANGIGYVRDNLCFPLASGSFEDGMGA, translated from the coding sequence ATGGCACAAGCAATTTATCACGCCTCAATTGAAGGCGCTCAACACGGTGCAAAAGGGCTCGAAAAGTTCCTGGATTTTGCCAAGAACTCCGGCGCGGCGGGCGCGCAACCTTCCAACTACATGCTGGACGACGGCAAGGGTGGACTCAAATCGGCCAAGGAAATCAAAGCCGCATTTGAATCGCGCGGGCTGAAGCTCGACGGTATCTCCTGCCACTGCCCGACTTGGGTGCATACGACGGCTTGGACCGAGAGCCCCACCATCAAACCGTTCATTCCGGAAAAGGTTGCCAAAATGAAGCCGGAGAAGATTGAACAATACTGTGAAACGTACCTGCTCAAGCTGATGGATCTGGCGATTGAACTGGACATCAAGATTCTGCCCACGTTCTGGGGCGTGGCGTTCGGTTGGGAAATGGCGACCGGATATCCTTGGGGATTCTGGCAGGCCGGCTACGACCTGATCAAGGAAGGCCAGGAGCGCTTTGTGACCAAGACCGCGAAGATTCGTGCCCATGCCAATAAGCTTGGCATCTATCTCGCTCACGAAATCCATCCGGGCACCGCCGCCATGTGCGCCGATGACTTCAATATGCTCGTCAAGATTTGCGACGGCGACAAATGCCTGGGCGTCAATGCCGATCCCTCCCACTGCTGGGAAGGTGAATCCTTTGAGACCCGCTTTCTGAAGGTCGCAGACCGCATCTATGCCGCGCACGTGAAGAATTTCGTGATCCGTAAAGGCATGCCTTTGCGCACCATGGAAAATAACTGGCAGAAACGCCCGATGCAGTTCACCGATCTCCCGAGCGGCGACCTGAACATGGTCCGCTACGCCGAATTGCTGGTGCTGACCGGTTATCCGCAGCGTTACATGAAGATCATGCAGCGCCCGACCGCCCCGCTGGTGGTCGAAGCCGAGAGTGCGTATCGCGATTTGGACGCCGCCAGCGCCAACGGCATTGGCTACGTGCGCGACAATCTCTGCTTCCCGCTCGCCTCTGGTTCCTTTGAAGATGGCATGGGCGCCTAA
- a CDS encoding PaaI family thioesterase: MKDVLACLHNDRFAALSNIELVEVSLGHARAKMTIQSHHHNGLGIVHGGAVFTLADFTFAAASNSHGTMAVAINASISIMKASKSGVLYAEAKEVSRNPKLGNYSVEIKDDQGELVALFHGLAYRKTDKLPSSQ, encoded by the coding sequence ATGAAAGACGTGCTCGCGTGCCTGCATAACGACCGTTTTGCGGCGCTTTCAAATATCGAGTTAGTGGAAGTTTCCCTAGGCCATGCCCGGGCGAAAATGACCATCCAATCGCATCATCACAACGGCCTTGGCATCGTGCATGGTGGCGCGGTGTTCACCCTGGCGGATTTCACCTTTGCCGCCGCGTCCAACTCGCACGGCACCATGGCGGTTGCCATCAACGCCAGCATTTCCATCATGAAAGCGAGCAAGTCCGGGGTGCTTTACGCGGAAGCCAAAGAAGTCAGCCGAAACCCCAAGCTCGGAAACTACTCGGTCGAAATCAAGGACGACCAAGGTGAACTGGTCGCCCTCTTTCACGGGCTAGCCTATCGCAAGACGGATAAGTTACCGTCCAGCCAATAA
- a CDS encoding DUF6268 family outer membrane beta-barrel protein: MKRNVFWQKSVLVLGAVALTLPKLVGAEATSDGYRGEFTAGAGLTAGSQLRVGDTKLGGLRSFNYDAGYTATTPLNEFLSLRLGLGWHRYDFDRPAAAPVPSQLQSVALRVGLSWQIAEKWKISGDLAPGIYSDFKDINWSDFNMPFGLRANFNQSPEVHWMFGFMVNVRSEYPVLPAVGVRWKLDDSWTLNLMVPKPGIEYKVNDALTLLAGGDFKGGAFRVAQDFGDRNGHRELNNQMLSYREIRAGVGLRYQMCKDWSVVADGGWMFDRRFRFKERYFSLRAPNAPYVQLGIQASY; encoded by the coding sequence ATGAAACGAAATGTTTTTTGGCAGAAATCGGTATTGGTGCTCGGTGCGGTTGCCCTCACGCTGCCCAAGTTGGTGGGCGCGGAAGCGACCAGCGACGGTTACCGGGGCGAATTCACGGCGGGGGCTGGTCTCACCGCTGGTTCCCAACTCCGCGTTGGTGATACCAAGTTGGGAGGCTTACGGAGCTTCAACTATGATGCCGGTTACACCGCCACCACCCCGCTGAACGAGTTCCTCTCCCTCCGTCTGGGGCTGGGCTGGCACCGCTATGATTTCGACCGTCCGGCGGCAGCACCCGTTCCCAGCCAACTCCAATCCGTCGCCCTGCGCGTTGGTCTGAGCTGGCAGATTGCGGAAAAATGGAAAATTTCGGGCGACCTCGCGCCGGGGATTTACAGCGATTTCAAAGACATCAACTGGTCGGACTTCAACATGCCGTTCGGCCTGCGCGCCAACTTCAATCAAAGCCCCGAGGTGCATTGGATGTTTGGTTTCATGGTGAACGTCCGCAGCGAATACCCGGTGCTTCCGGCGGTGGGCGTGCGCTGGAAACTGGACGACAGTTGGACCCTGAACCTTATGGTTCCCAAGCCGGGTATCGAATACAAAGTCAATGACGCCCTTACCCTACTCGCCGGCGGCGATTTTAAAGGGGGCGCGTTCCGCGTGGCGCAGGACTTCGGCGACCGCAACGGACATCGCGAACTCAACAACCAGATGCTGTCGTATCGGGAAATCCGCGCCGGGGTGGGGTTACGCTACCAGATGTGCAAGGATTGGAGTGTCGTCGCGGACGGCGGCTGGATGTTTGATCGGCGCTTCCGTTTCAAAGAGCGGTATTTCTCGCTCCGCGCGCCCAACGCCCCCTACGTGCAACTGGGCATCCAAGCTAGCTATTAA
- a CDS encoding PQQ-binding-like beta-propeller repeat protein translates to MNCVRRFVWVVALLAASKSATVLAGDWPQWRYDARRSADSEEKLPAQLVPAWSHEYSPRTPAWEDPLNQDLMPFDAGFEPIVLGDRLVIGFNDRDKVVALDTQTGREAWSIYTEGPVRLAPVGLKDKVYFVSDDGFMYCVKSADGALVWKFRGGPSDRKALGNGRLVSAWPARGGPVIQDGVLYFAASIWPFMGTYIYALDAETGKVVWVNDGTGANYTKQPHMALAFSGVAPQGALVATEKYLLVPGSRSVPAVFDRLTGKLLYYHLADSGKGNGGSFVIAGHTNFFVHTRGHGMRAFDLATGKKGTFTINEPVLGASHYYCAADFPNSNGGMADASQKLDAARYGALRAKSDYMDAVYLNDTNAIKRLKTALGGAEKKLSAAEATLESARKKSSTNAVYKVIQAWKADKTLQWELKGDGSGDLIRAKNVLYAGGSNVIIGVQMPARAKPGAGAAGAAKPTIVWTQPIEGKVWRLLAANGMLFAVTQEGHILAFGASAGAQKVIKDDHKTIAPDPATVAKAQSVLTQSGVKDGYALCLGLDEDDLLPALADASKLQIIGVDADAAKVDRLRRRFDAAGLYGTRISLIVAAPESFGAPPYFASVMFANASVSAKLADEAVLHRVYESLRPYGGVLLTATGGAELAEKVKSARLAKAQVKTAENGLLIKREGALPGAANWTHQYGDAANSMKSDDQNIKLPVGVLWFGGNTHMDVLPRHGHGPSEQVVGGRLILEGMDCVSARDVYTGRRLWKTVIPGLDTTGIYHNETYIPDPLTTLYNQKHFPGANARGANFVATEDAIYVAVSNHCVVVNAVTGEILRTITLPAKAGQPAPQWGFLAVSDNVLLGGAEFGQFNKRFGIDLSWPPPVADFSASLGLVAFDRHTGTVLWQTAAKHSFIHNGIAIGNGRVYCLDRLPKNSESKYKLHEGKAAIGYRIAAFDLRSGQTVWQQSSNIFGSWLSYSKEHDVLLHAGAAATDRLKDEAGQGMMVLSAKDGSVVWKRSDLRYTGPCILYHDLILTTPTSYKLSAGAFRLLDGKPHTITNALTGAVQPWRIYRTYGCSTPVAAEHLMTFRSGAAGYYDLDTHSGTGNLGGFKSACSFNLIVADGVLNAPDYTRTCSCPYQNQTSLGLIPMPEMEMWTCNYSGLETKEGDRIQRVGINLGAPGDRRVANGTLWLEYPANSGISPRLPVTFEMSATNVFRHHSSAVTGDGPAWVFASGLRDLQAITIRPQMLKQPPLPAAPKVREGMDDDDEDENATHSTHGSGSTNEVSSSSETNAVEVLNTSKLPDLKPARYTVRLYFMEPDAVQPGERVFDVALQGKPVLKAFDVLKAAGGVNRGLVKEFPHIEVHNDVRIQLTKVTAAQGPILSGVELILEDH, encoded by the coding sequence ATGAATTGCGTACGCCGTTTCGTGTGGGTGGTCGCGCTGCTTGCGGCCAGTAAAAGTGCAACGGTCCTGGCTGGGGACTGGCCGCAATGGCGTTATGACGCCCGGCGCAGCGCGGATTCGGAGGAGAAATTGCCCGCCCAACTTGTCCCCGCGTGGTCTCATGAGTATTCCCCACGCACGCCTGCCTGGGAAGACCCGCTCAACCAGGATCTCATGCCGTTTGACGCTGGCTTCGAGCCTATTGTGCTCGGGGATCGCCTAGTGATCGGGTTTAACGACCGCGACAAGGTGGTGGCGCTTGATACGCAGACGGGCCGCGAGGCGTGGAGTATTTACACCGAAGGCCCGGTGCGGCTGGCCCCGGTGGGGTTGAAGGATAAGGTCTATTTTGTCAGTGATGATGGATTCATGTATTGCGTGAAGTCCGCCGATGGCGCGCTGGTGTGGAAATTTCGCGGTGGCCCTTCCGACCGCAAGGCGCTCGGCAACGGACGCCTGGTTTCCGCTTGGCCCGCGCGGGGTGGCCCGGTGATCCAAGACGGGGTACTCTACTTCGCTGCGAGCATTTGGCCGTTCATGGGAACGTATATTTACGCGCTGGACGCCGAGACTGGCAAGGTGGTGTGGGTGAATGACGGTACCGGGGCCAATTATACGAAACAGCCGCACATGGCCCTGGCTTTTTCGGGTGTCGCCCCCCAAGGCGCGCTTGTGGCCACCGAGAAATATTTGCTCGTCCCCGGCAGCCGTTCGGTTCCCGCAGTGTTTGACCGGTTGACTGGTAAATTGTTGTATTATCATCTGGCGGATTCGGGCAAGGGAAACGGCGGTTCTTTCGTCATCGCCGGGCATACCAACTTTTTTGTCCACACACGCGGGCATGGGATGCGCGCGTTTGACCTGGCCACCGGGAAGAAGGGCACATTCACCATCAATGAGCCGGTGTTGGGCGCTAGCCACTATTATTGCGCCGCTGATTTCCCGAATTCCAACGGCGGTATGGCCGATGCATCGCAAAAGTTGGACGCCGCCCGTTACGGCGCGCTTCGCGCCAAGAGCGATTACATGGACGCCGTGTACCTTAACGATACCAATGCCATCAAACGGCTGAAGACTGCCCTGGGCGGAGCGGAGAAAAAGCTGAGTGCCGCCGAGGCTACCTTGGAAAGCGCGCGGAAGAAGTCCAGCACGAATGCCGTCTATAAAGTGATCCAAGCCTGGAAGGCGGATAAAACGCTGCAGTGGGAATTGAAGGGGGACGGCTCTGGCGATTTGATCCGCGCGAAAAACGTGCTCTACGCCGGGGGCTCGAATGTAATCATTGGGGTACAGATGCCGGCCCGCGCCAAGCCGGGTGCGGGTGCCGCCGGGGCAGCCAAGCCGACCATCGTTTGGACGCAGCCCATCGAGGGAAAAGTTTGGCGTTTGCTCGCGGCGAACGGGATGCTCTTTGCGGTAACGCAGGAGGGCCACATTCTGGCGTTCGGCGCGAGTGCCGGCGCGCAGAAGGTCATCAAGGACGACCATAAAACCATTGCGCCCGACCCTGCCACCGTGGCGAAGGCGCAAAGCGTGCTCACGCAAAGCGGCGTCAAGGACGGTTACGCTCTCTGTCTGGGACTGGACGAGGATGATTTGCTTCCCGCGCTGGCCGACGCCTCAAAGTTACAGATCATCGGCGTGGATGCCGACGCCGCCAAAGTGGATCGGCTGCGGAGGCGTTTCGATGCCGCCGGGCTTTACGGCACGCGGATCAGTTTGATCGTCGCCGCGCCGGAATCGTTTGGCGCGCCGCCGTATTTCGCCAGCGTGATGTTCGCTAATGCCAGTGTTTCGGCTAAGCTCGCTGACGAGGCGGTACTGCATCGCGTCTATGAATCGCTGCGGCCTTACGGCGGCGTGCTCCTGACTGCCACCGGCGGTGCGGAGTTGGCCGAAAAGGTGAAAAGCGCCCGGCTCGCGAAAGCCCAAGTGAAGACAGCGGAGAATGGTCTCTTGATTAAACGCGAAGGGGCGTTGCCCGGCGCGGCCAATTGGACGCACCAATACGGCGATGCCGCGAACTCCATGAAGTCAGATGATCAGAACATCAAGCTCCCAGTCGGCGTGCTTTGGTTCGGCGGCAATACGCACATGGATGTCCTGCCGCGCCACGGCCACGGCCCCTCGGAGCAAGTCGTGGGTGGCCGCCTGATTCTCGAGGGCATGGATTGCGTCAGCGCCCGCGACGTTTACACGGGCCGCCGCCTTTGGAAAACCGTGATCCCCGGCCTGGACACCACCGGCATCTACCATAACGAAACGTATATCCCCGATCCGCTGACCACGTTGTATAATCAGAAACATTTCCCCGGCGCGAACGCACGCGGGGCCAACTTTGTGGCCACCGAGGACGCCATTTATGTGGCGGTGAGCAATCATTGCGTGGTGGTGAACGCCGTCACGGGGGAAATTCTGCGCACGATTACGCTACCTGCCAAAGCCGGGCAGCCAGCTCCGCAATGGGGCTTCCTCGCGGTCAGCGATAACGTGCTGCTGGGCGGCGCGGAGTTTGGCCAGTTCAACAAACGCTTCGGCATTGATTTGTCGTGGCCACCGCCCGTGGCCGATTTCTCCGCCAGCCTTGGCCTGGTGGCGTTTGATCGCCACACGGGAACCGTCCTCTGGCAGACCGCCGCCAAGCACAGCTTCATTCACAACGGCATCGCCATTGGCAACGGGCGCGTCTATTGCCTCGACCGCCTGCCCAAGAACAGCGAGAGCAAATACAAGTTGCATGAGGGAAAAGCGGCGATCGGTTACCGTATCGCGGCGTTCGATCTACGTTCCGGGCAGACCGTCTGGCAGCAGAGCAGTAACATTTTCGGCTCGTGGTTGAGCTATTCCAAGGAACATGATGTCTTGCTTCATGCCGGAGCCGCTGCGACGGATCGTCTCAAGGACGAAGCCGGGCAGGGGATGATGGTGCTGAGCGCCAAGGACGGCTCGGTGGTTTGGAAACGTTCTGATCTGCGCTATACCGGCCCTTGCATCCTTTACCATGACCTGATTCTCACTACACCCACTTCGTACAAGCTTTCCGCTGGCGCGTTCCGCCTGCTGGATGGCAAACCCCACACGATCACCAATGCCCTCACGGGTGCCGTTCAGCCATGGCGGATTTACCGCACTTACGGTTGCAGCACGCCGGTTGCAGCCGAGCACCTGATGACCTTCCGCTCGGGCGCCGCCGGCTATTATGACTTGGATACTCACAGCGGCACCGGCAACCTGGGCGGGTTTAAATCTGCGTGCAGTTTCAATTTAATTGTGGCGGACGGCGTCCTGAACGCCCCCGATTATACGCGCACGTGCAGTTGCCCCTACCAAAACCAAACCTCCTTGGGCTTGATCCCCATGCCGGAAATGGAAATGTGGACCTGCAATTATTCCGGTTTGGAGACCAAGGAAGGCGACCGCATCCAACGCGTGGGCATCAATCTCGGCGCGCCCGGAGATCGCCGCGTGGCGAACGGCACTCTCTGGCTGGAGTATCCGGCCAATTCTGGTATCTCTCCCCGCCTGCCGGTCACCTTTGAAATGTCCGCCACCAACGTTTTCCGCCACCACTCCAGCGCGGTCACGGGCGACGGCCCCGCGTGGGTGTTCGCGTCTGGGTTGCGTGACCTTCAGGCCATCACCATCCGCCCGCAGATGCTCAAGCAGCCGCCGCTGCCTGCCGCGCCGAAGGTCCGGGAAGGCATGGATGATGACGATGAGGATGAAAATGCCACGCACAGCACTCACGGTAGCGGTAGTACGAATGAGGTGTCGTCCTCCAGCGAGACCAACGCCGTGGAAGTGCTGAACACTTCCAAGCTGCCGGACTTGAAGCCCGCCCGCTACACCGTGCGCCTGTACTTCATGGAACCGGATGCCGTGCAACCGGGGGAGCGCGTCTTTGATGTGGCGCTGCAAGGCAAACCCGTGCTCAAGGCGTTCGACGTGCTGAAAGCCGCCGGCGGCGTCAACCGGGGCCTCGTCAAGGAATTCCCCCACATCGAGGTACACAACGACGTGCGCATCCAACTAACCAAGGTCACCGCCGCGCAGGGCCCCATCCTGTCCGGCGTCGAATTAATCCTGGAGGACCATTAA
- the rnhC gene encoding ribonuclease HIII: MTPDTLNSHTCKLTPPQADQMQRYLQEHNFKPRVVPYARFAGEKDKINVVFYESGKLVVQGKGTREFVEFVLEPEILGEAKLGYEEVLNPDLLLPRIGVDESGKGDFFGPMCVAGVYVNADIVHGWKNSGIRDSKLVGSDKKIVELAEVIRTTPGCVCTVVPIGNEAYNRLYFKLKSINAILAWGHARVIENLMSLRYQMNPPPVRAISDQFAATKDTVAKALMSQGRAIELVQRHKAESDLAVAAASILARSEFVTRLFRMGKEYGLVFPKGASEQVENVGRQFIEKHGAASLPKVAKVHFRTAYRIQGLPEPPVKQWKKHS; encoded by the coding sequence GTGACTCCCGATACGCTCAACTCCCACACCTGCAAATTGACGCCGCCGCAAGCGGATCAAATGCAGCGGTACTTGCAGGAACACAACTTCAAGCCCCGGGTGGTCCCGTACGCCCGGTTCGCCGGGGAGAAGGACAAGATTAACGTGGTCTTTTACGAGAGCGGCAAGCTGGTGGTGCAGGGCAAAGGCACCCGCGAGTTCGTGGAGTTTGTGCTCGAACCGGAAATCCTCGGCGAAGCGAAGCTCGGGTACGAGGAAGTGCTGAATCCCGACCTGCTGCTGCCCCGCATTGGCGTGGATGAATCGGGCAAGGGCGATTTCTTCGGCCCGATGTGCGTCGCGGGCGTCTATGTCAACGCTGACATTGTTCATGGCTGGAAGAATTCCGGCATCCGCGATTCCAAACTCGTCGGCAGCGACAAGAAAATTGTCGAGTTGGCCGAGGTGATCCGCACGACCCCCGGCTGCGTCTGCACGGTCGTGCCGATTGGCAATGAGGCGTACAACCGTCTTTACTTTAAGCTGAAAAGCATCAATGCCATCCTCGCCTGGGGCCACGCGCGCGTCATCGAAAACCTGATGTCGCTGCGCTACCAAATGAATCCGCCGCCCGTGCGCGCCATCAGCGATCAGTTTGCTGCGACGAAAGACACCGTGGCTAAGGCGTTGATGAGCCAGGGCCGTGCCATCGAACTGGTGCAACGCCACAAGGCCGAATCGGACCTTGCGGTGGCGGCGGCCTCCATCCTGGCGCGCAGTGAATTTGTCACGCGGCTCTTCCGCATGGGCAAGGAATACGGCCTCGTATTTCCCAAGGGCGCCTCGGAACAAGTCGAGAATGTCGGCCGGCAGTTTATCGAAAAACATGGCGCTGCGAGCCTGCCCAAAGTGGCCAAGGTGCATTTCCGCACCGCCTACCGCATTCAAGGGTTGCCGGAGCCGCCGGTGAAACAATGGAAGAAACACAGCTAG
- a CDS encoding tetratricopeptide repeat protein: MDAASEPSANGRQISLDLWLTLALTAFVLLAFGGVMNHEFVHFDDARNIYSNPNVSGLNAATIQWLLTDTSYAPRYMPLGWLCYAVDRQLFALNPVGWHLGNLLLHLINTLLLFHLLKTLARQAVRGMAETEKVASWCAAVGALVWAVNPLRVETVAWASSRIFEMAFFWTLLWILAWLRGLDATTVRQRRVWEWLALGTFTASLLTYPIALFAPVLLLALDYLPLQRAPAGWQGWFQRAAWPLWREKIPFIIVSATVLAITFSVRLASTDQFRPTTLAEFGLLERLMQAAYVVTYYAWKPWAPYNLAATYPTLHAFNPLAWSFLLCAGWVAGMTAAAVWCFRRWPAFLAFWVCHLLILVPFLGLSEYPHSTYDRYSYLHGILWSLLITLGLCALWRSRAERLLWITVLVFISAWFAWCSRQQVPVWRNTLSLYQHITARFGSHPGRGRFDEVLGGVYLHAGRTNDAIVSFERAAYFDARRRDRQIYNEGTVTRSEQMLAQIAMQQDNLPAAVKHYQAALADETYPRFWALNVLRLNFCLAKLGRRAEALPWLKKASALFPDDPEIQRQLKLAQAAQP, encoded by the coding sequence ATGGACGCGGCTTCCGAACCATCCGCCAACGGGCGGCAAATCTCCCTGGATCTCTGGCTGACGCTGGCCTTGACGGCCTTTGTCCTGCTCGCGTTCGGCGGCGTGATGAATCATGAGTTTGTACACTTCGATGATGCGCGGAACATTTACAGTAACCCCAACGTCAGCGGCCTCAATGCCGCCACCATCCAATGGCTGCTCACGGATACCAGCTACGCGCCGCGCTACATGCCGCTGGGCTGGCTTTGCTACGCGGTGGATCGCCAGTTGTTCGCCTTGAACCCGGTGGGTTGGCATCTCGGCAACCTGCTGCTGCACCTGATTAACACCCTGCTGCTGTTCCATCTGCTCAAGACTTTGGCGCGGCAGGCAGTGCGCGGGATGGCGGAGACGGAAAAAGTGGCCAGTTGGTGCGCCGCCGTCGGTGCGTTGGTTTGGGCGGTGAATCCGTTGCGCGTGGAAACCGTCGCCTGGGCTTCCTCGCGCATCTTTGAGATGGCCTTTTTCTGGACGCTGCTTTGGATACTGGCGTGGCTGCGCGGGCTTGACGCAACCACCGTGCGGCAGCGGCGCGTCTGGGAATGGCTGGCCCTGGGCACCTTTACCGCCAGCTTGCTGACGTATCCCATCGCCTTGTTTGCGCCGGTGCTGCTGCTGGCGCTGGATTACCTTCCCTTGCAGCGGGCACCCGCTGGTTGGCAAGGCTGGTTCCAGCGCGCGGCGTGGCCGCTGTGGCGGGAGAAAATCCCTTTCATCATCGTATCCGCGACGGTCCTGGCCATCACGTTCTCGGTGCGGTTGGCCAGTACGGATCAATTCCGGCCCACCACGCTGGCTGAATTCGGCTTGCTGGAGCGCCTCATGCAAGCCGCGTATGTGGTCACCTACTACGCCTGGAAACCCTGGGCCCCGTACAATCTCGCCGCCACGTATCCCACGCTGCACGCCTTCAACCCGCTCGCCTGGTCCTTCCTGCTCTGTGCCGGGTGGGTGGCCGGGATGACTGCCGCCGCCGTCTGGTGCTTCCGGCGCTGGCCGGCCTTCCTGGCCTTCTGGGTTTGCCACCTGTTGATACTGGTGCCGTTTCTGGGACTCAGCGAGTACCCGCATTCCACCTACGACCGCTACAGCTACCTGCACGGCATCCTGTGGTCCCTGCTGATTACCCTTGGGCTATGCGCGCTCTGGCGATCACGCGCGGAACGGCTCCTCTGGATAACTGTGCTGGTGTTCATCTCCGCCTGGTTTGCCTGGTGCTCCCGCCAGCAAGTGCCGGTGTGGCGGAATACCCTCTCGCTCTATCAGCACATCACCGCGCGCTTTGGCTCACACCCAGGCCGCGGGCGCTTCGATGAAGTGCTGGGCGGCGTGTATCTGCACGCCGGACGCACCAACGACGCCATCGTCAGCTTTGAACGGGCCGCGTACTTCGATGCCCGCCGCCGCGACCGGCAGATTTACAACGAGGGCACCGTGACGCGCAGTGAACAGATGCTGGCCCAAATCGCCATGCAGCAGGACAACCTGCCCGCCGCGGTGAAACATTACCAAGCCGCGCTGGCGGACGAAACATATCCGCGCTTTTGGGCGCTGAATGTGCTGCGTCTAAACTTCTGCCTCGCCAAACTGGGCCGCCGCGCCGAAGCCCTGCCCTGGCTGAAAAAAGCCTCGGCCCTATTTCCCGACGACCCGGAAATCCAACGGCAATTGAAACTGGCCCAAGCCGCGCAACCGTAA